The following nucleotide sequence is from Halomonas chromatireducens.
AGCAAGGAGTGATAGTCAAATGGAAGCGCCCGCTCACACAGGAACGGGCGCATGCATTCTAGAGAGCTGGAGCGCCACTTGCAAGGACAGTGCTCGCGGTATGCGCTCAGTGCTGGACGCCACGCCGCTGGCGCACAGCTTCGAACAGGCCGATACCCGCCGCCACGGAGACATTCAGGCTCGAAACGCTGCCGGCCATGGGCAGCTTGATCAAGGTGTCGCAGGCCTCACGGGTCAGCCGGCGCATGCCCTTGCCCTCAGCGCCCATGACCAGCGCGACCGGGCCGGTGAAATCGGCATCGAACAGCGCCGTATCGGCCTCTCCGGCCGTGCCCAGCACCCAGACGCCAAGCGTCTTGAGCCGAGCCAGGGCGCGGGCCAGGTTGGTGACCTGGTAGACCGGAACGTTCTCCGCCGCCCCGCTGGCCACCTTGCGCACCATGGCATTGAGCGGCGCCGACTTGTCCTTGGGCACGATCACGCCATGGGCGCCGGCGGCATCGGCGCTGCGCAGACAGGCGCCGAAGTTGTGTACATCGGTTACCCCATCCAGCACCAACAGTAGCGGCGGCACATCGAGTGGCCAGGCTTCCAGCTTGAACCAGAGCGAAGCCTCGCTCTCGGCGCTCAGCGGAGGACAGAACGCCACGACCCCTTGGTGCGAGGCGCCCGAGGCCAGGCGTTCGAGGTCGTCGCGAGGGCGCACCAGTACACGAACACCACCGCGACGAGCCACTCCGATCAGCTCGGCCAGACGCTGCTCGGCGTCACCCTCTTGAATCCAGAGTTCTCTGGGCGTCTCACCGCGATCGAGCAGCGCGCGCACGGCATGTACGCCAAAGACGGCATCGAGGCCACCCGGCACTCCGCCCGCACTCTGGGCGTGGCGCTTGCCACCCCGCTGCCGCTCCCGGGTATCGGGGCGCTCCCTGCGTCCGGCTCCCATCAGCTGCGTGCCTTGGGCTTGCGCGGGCCGCGACGACGCTTGCCGCCCTTGCCCTTGCCGCCCTTGGCATCATCCTTGCCGACCTTGGCATCACCTTTACCACTGCCGGCCGCCGGCGGCGTGGCGTTGCTCGACTCGCCGGCACCTCGGCGTTTGCGAGGCTGTCGCTTGGGGCGCGGCTTCTCGTCCTCCAGGGCAAAATCGATCTTGCGGTCATCAAGGTCGACACGCGCCACCTGAACGGTGACACCGTCGCCCAGACGGTAGCTCATGCCGGTACGCTCGCCCTTGAGGCGGTGCTTTTCCGGTTCGTAGTGGTAATAGTCCGAGGGCAGCGATGTGACATGCACCAGCCCTTCCACATAGACCTCATCGAGGCGTACGAAGATGCCGAACTGGGTTACCGAGGCGATGGTGCCCTCGTAGACCTCGCCGAGCTTGTCGGACATGAACTCGCACTTCAGCCAGTCCTCGACGTCCCGGGTGGCGTCATCGGCGCGACGCTCGGTCATGGAGCAGTGTTCCCCCAGCTCGAGCATCTGCTCGAAGGTATAGGGACACCACTTGCTGGGCGGCTCCACCTTGCCGCCTTCAGCACGCAGCACCGTGGCGGTCTGGCGCGGCCCACGAATGACAGAGCGGATGGCCCGGTGTACCAGCAGGTCGGGATAGCGGCGGATCGGCGATGTGAAGTGGGCATAGGCCGGATAGGCCAGGCCAAAGTGGCCTTCATTGTGCGGCGAATAGACCGCCCGGCTCATGGAGCGCAGCATCACGGTCTGGATCACGTCGGAATCGGGACGATCCTTGATCACCTCGGCCAGGTCACGATAATCCTCCGGGCTCGGGTCGTCACCACCGCCCAGCGACAGCCCCAGCTCGTTGAGGAACAGGCGCAGCTTATCCAGGCGCTCCGGCGAGGGCTTCTCGTGGATACGATACAACGCCGGCAGATCGTGCTTGTCGAGGAAGCGGGCGGTGGCCACGTTGGCCGCCAGCATGCACTCCTCGATGATCTTGTGGGCATCGTTGCGCGAGCGCGGCACGATCTTCTCGATCTTGCGCTCCTCGTTGAAGAGAATCGCCGTCTCGGTGGTCTCGAAATCGATGGCGCCACGGGCCACGCGGGCCTCGCGCAGCAGCCGATAGAGCGAATGCAGGTTCTGCAGCGAAGGCACCAGGGCGCGATACTCCTCGCGCAGCGCATCCCCCTCCGCGCTCTCCTCGTCGAGGATGGCGGCGACCTTGTTATAGGTCAGCCGCGCATGCGACTGGAATACCGCCTCGTAGAAGCGATAGCGACTGATGGCACCGGACTGGGAGATATTCATCTCGCAGACCAGCGCCAGTCGGTCGACGCTGGGGTTCAGCGAGCAGAGCCCGTTGGAGAGCAGCTCCGGCAGCATGGGCACGACCTGGCCGGGGAAATAGACCGAATTGCCGCGGGTGATCGCCTCCTCGTCGAGGGCGCTGCCGGGTCTCACATAGTGCGAGACGTCGGCAATGGCCACCAGCAGCTTCCAACTGCCCGACTTCGTCTTCCAGGCACAGACGGCATCGTCGAAATCCTTGGCCGACTCATCGTCGATGGTGACGAAAGGAACATCGCGCAGATCGATGCGATGCTGCTTGTCGGCATCCACCACCTCGGCCGACATCCCGGCGATCTCATCCTGTACATCCGGCGGGAACTCCGAGGGGATCTCGTAGCTACGAATGGCGATATCGATCTCCATCCCCGGATCCATGCGCTCGCCGAGCACCTCGACCACCTCACCGACCGGCTGCACCCGGGTCTCCGGCTGCTGGACGATCTTTGCCGAAATCACCTGTCCATCCTTGGCGCCGCCACAGGCACTATGGGGAATGATCACTTCCTGGGTAATGCGCGGATTCTCCGGAATCAGCACGCCGAACTCGGAAGTATTGGCGCGGTAGACGCCGACGATGGTCTGCGTATTACGGGACAGCACCTCGGCTATCGTCGCCTCGTCGCGTCCTCGCCGGTCGCGACCGCTGACCCTGGCCAGCACGGCATCGCCATGGAAGACACGGCGCATCTGGCGTGGCGGCAGGACCAGGTCAGGCTTCTTGCCATCGTCACGAAGCAGGAAGCCGAATCCATCGCGATGGCCAAGCACCTTGCCCTTGATCAGGTCCAGCTTGTCGATCAACGCGTAGGCACCGGCGCGGTTGCGCAGCACCTGGCCGTCACGCTCCATGGCCGCAAGCCGACGGCGCACCGCCTCCTGGAGCTCCTCGTCGTCGAGGCCCAGCATACGGCTCATGTTCTCATGGGAAACCGGCTTGCCGTGCTCTTCC
It contains:
- the rlmB gene encoding 23S rRNA (guanosine(2251)-2'-O)-methyltransferase RlmB — its product is MGAGRRERPDTRERQRGGKRHAQSAGGVPGGLDAVFGVHAVRALLDRGETPRELWIQEGDAEQRLAELIGVARRGGVRVLVRPRDDLERLASGASHQGVVAFCPPLSAESEASLWFKLEAWPLDVPPLLLVLDGVTDVHNFGACLRSADAAGAHGVIVPKDKSAPLNAMVRKVASGAAENVPVYQVTNLARALARLKTLGVWVLGTAGEADTALFDADFTGPVALVMGAEGKGMRRLTREACDTLIKLPMAGSVSSLNVSVAAGIGLFEAVRQRRGVQH
- the rnr gene encoding ribonuclease R; the protein is MTHWTLSDDPHASREAHKYDKPAPSREYLLSRMEEHGKPVSHENMSRMLGLDDEELQEAVRRRLAAMERDGQVLRNRAGAYALIDKLDLIKGKVLGHRDGFGFLLRDDGKKPDLVLPPRQMRRVFHGDAVLARVSGRDRRGRDEATIAEVLSRNTQTIVGVYRANTSEFGVLIPENPRITQEVIIPHSACGGAKDGQVISAKIVQQPETRVQPVGEVVEVLGERMDPGMEIDIAIRSYEIPSEFPPDVQDEIAGMSAEVVDADKQHRIDLRDVPFVTIDDESAKDFDDAVCAWKTKSGSWKLLVAIADVSHYVRPGSALDEEAITRGNSVYFPGQVVPMLPELLSNGLCSLNPSVDRLALVCEMNISQSGAISRYRFYEAVFQSHARLTYNKVAAILDEESAEGDALREEYRALVPSLQNLHSLYRLLREARVARGAIDFETTETAILFNEERKIEKIVPRSRNDAHKIIEECMLAANVATARFLDKHDLPALYRIHEKPSPERLDKLRLFLNELGLSLGGGDDPSPEDYRDLAEVIKDRPDSDVIQTVMLRSMSRAVYSPHNEGHFGLAYPAYAHFTSPIRRYPDLLVHRAIRSVIRGPRQTATVLRAEGGKVEPPSKWCPYTFEQMLELGEHCSMTERRADDATRDVEDWLKCEFMSDKLGEVYEGTIASVTQFGIFVRLDEVYVEGLVHVTSLPSDYYHYEPEKHRLKGERTGMSYRLGDGVTVQVARVDLDDRKIDFALEDEKPRPKRQPRKRRGAGESSNATPPAAGSGKGDAKVGKDDAKGGKGKGGKRRRGPRKPKARS